The proteins below come from a single Rhizobium tropici CIAT 899 genomic window:
- a CDS encoding alpha-D-ribose 1-methylphosphonate 5-phosphate C-P-lyase PhnJ encodes MTELATYNFAYLDEQTKRMIRRAILKAIAIPGYQVPFASREMPMPYGWGTGGVQLTAAIIGPQDVLKVIDQGADDTTNAVSIRAFFQKVANVAVTTRTDEATIIQTRHRIPEAKLGPNQVLVYQVPIPEPLRFLEPRETETRKMHALEEYGLMHVKLYEDIARNGRIATTYAYPVKVAGRYVMDPSPTPKFDNPKMHLSDALQLFGAGREKRIYAVPPYTEVVSLDFEDHPFEVQRFDKPCALCGAEQVYLDEVILDDKGGRMFVCSDTDFCEDRRAHGHIGSMLAPNQEAAE; translated from the coding sequence ATGACCGAACTCGCCACCTACAACTTCGCCTATCTCGACGAGCAGACCAAGCGGATGATTCGCCGCGCCATCCTGAAGGCGATCGCCATTCCCGGCTATCAGGTTCCCTTCGCCTCCCGCGAAATGCCGATGCCGTACGGCTGGGGCACCGGCGGCGTTCAGCTGACCGCAGCGATCATCGGCCCGCAGGACGTACTGAAGGTCATCGACCAGGGCGCCGACGACACGACGAACGCAGTCTCCATCCGCGCCTTCTTTCAGAAGGTGGCGAATGTCGCCGTGACCACCCGCACCGACGAAGCGACCATCATCCAGACGCGACACCGCATCCCCGAGGCGAAGCTTGGCCCGAACCAGGTGCTCGTCTACCAGGTACCGATCCCGGAACCCTTACGTTTCCTGGAGCCGCGCGAGACCGAGACACGCAAGATGCATGCGCTAGAGGAATACGGCCTCATGCATGTGAAGCTCTATGAGGACATTGCCCGCAACGGCCGCATCGCCACGACCTATGCCTATCCGGTCAAGGTCGCCGGCCGCTACGTCATGGATCCCTCACCGACGCCGAAGTTCGACAATCCGAAAATGCATCTGTCCGACGCGCTGCAGCTGTTCGGCGCCGGCCGTGAGAAGCGTATCTATGCCGTGCCGCCCTACACTGAAGTCGTCAGCCTGGATTTCGAAGATCATCCCTTCGAAGTGCAGCGTTTCGACAAGCCCTGCGCGCTTTGCGGGGCCGAGCAGGTCTATCTCGACGAGGTGATCCTCGACGACAAGGGCGGACGCATGTTCGTCTGCTCCGATACCGATTTCTGCGAAGACCGTCGCGCCCACGGCCATATCGGCTCGATGCTGGCACCCAACCAGGAGGCTGCCGAATGA
- a CDS encoding carbon-phosphorus lyase complex subunit PhnI, producing the protein MYVAVKGGEAAIANAHRLLADRRRGDRSLPAVGIDQIVAQLALAVDRVMAEASLYDRTLAALAVRQARGDMIEAIFLLRAYRTTLPRFGYSQPLDTSAMKIERRISATYKDLPGGQLLGPTFDYTHRLLDPSLLTDEPVDEPMQRPAEDGRVMRVSEILDQEGLIEGDGTMPVDHEIGDLTREPLEFPMTRDLRLQALARGDEGFLLALGYSTQRGYGRTHPFTGEIRIGEVEVEFDIPELGFAVSLGRIQVTECQMVNQFKGSAKAPPQFTRGYGLVFGQSERKAMAMSLVDRALRAEELGEDIVAPAQDEEFVISHSDNVQATGFVEHLKLPHYVDFQAELDLVRRMRRDFEAARDRGMEPMTEAAE; encoded by the coding sequence ATGTATGTTGCTGTAAAGGGCGGTGAAGCCGCCATTGCCAATGCGCACCGGCTGCTGGCCGACCGCCGCCGCGGCGACCGTTCGCTGCCGGCCGTCGGCATCGACCAGATCGTGGCGCAGCTAGCACTCGCCGTTGACCGCGTCATGGCCGAAGCCTCGCTCTATGACCGTACGCTGGCCGCACTCGCCGTTCGCCAGGCCCGCGGCGACATGATCGAAGCGATCTTCCTGCTCAGAGCCTACCGCACGACGCTGCCGCGCTTTGGCTACTCCCAGCCGCTTGACACATCAGCCATGAAGATCGAGCGCCGCATCTCCGCGACCTACAAGGACTTGCCCGGCGGCCAGCTTCTCGGCCCGACCTTCGACTATACGCACCGGCTACTCGACCCGAGCCTCCTGACCGACGAGCCTGTCGACGAGCCGATGCAGCGGCCGGCCGAAGACGGTCGCGTCATGCGCGTTTCCGAAATCCTCGATCAGGAAGGGCTGATCGAAGGCGACGGCACCATGCCGGTCGATCATGAGATCGGCGACCTCACGCGCGAGCCATTGGAATTCCCAATGACCCGCGACCTTCGCCTGCAGGCGCTTGCCCGCGGCGATGAAGGCTTTCTGCTGGCGCTCGGCTATTCGACGCAGCGCGGCTACGGCCGCACCCACCCCTTCACCGGCGAAATCCGCATCGGCGAAGTGGAAGTGGAATTCGACATACCGGAACTCGGTTTTGCCGTCTCGCTCGGCCGCATCCAGGTGACCGAATGCCAGATGGTCAACCAGTTCAAGGGTTCGGCCAAGGCACCGCCGCAGTTTACCCGCGGCTATGGCCTGGTCTTCGGCCAGAGCGAGCGCAAGGCGATGGCCATGTCGCTGGTCGACCGCGCGCTACGCGCCGAGGAACTCGGCGAAGACATCGTTGCGCCGGCTCAGGACGAGGAATTCGTCATTTCCCACTCCGATAACGTGCAGGCGACTGGCTTCGTCGAACATCTGAAGCTGCCGCACTATGTCGACTTCCAGGCCGAACTCGACCTGGTGCGGCGCATGCGCCGCGACTTCGAGGCCGCGCGCGATCGCGGCATGGAACCCATGACGGAGGCAGCCGAATGA
- the phnH gene encoding phosphonate C-P lyase system protein PhnH → MSLSSTPTFGNEALTGGFTDPVFDAQSVFKMAMDAMARPGTLQTITADITPPAPLGIAAGAIGLTLCDHDTPVWLSNSLARSSLPEWLAFHTGAPIISERLEAHFAFVEAGMALSSFSQFGIGTQEYPDRSTTIVLEIESLEGGKDLALAGPGIKDINMIAPVGLPDALLRIWNDNRALFPRGVDLILTAGRQFLCLPRTAKIIATEI, encoded by the coding sequence ATGAGCCTATCCAGTACCCCAACCTTCGGCAATGAGGCCCTGACCGGCGGCTTCACCGATCCGGTTTTCGACGCCCAGAGTGTCTTCAAGATGGCGATGGACGCCATGGCGCGCCCAGGCACCCTGCAGACCATTACCGCCGACATCACACCGCCGGCGCCGCTCGGCATCGCTGCCGGCGCCATCGGGCTCACCCTTTGCGATCACGACACCCCAGTCTGGCTTTCCAACAGCCTGGCAAGATCGAGCCTGCCGGAATGGCTGGCATTCCACACCGGCGCACCGATCATATCCGAGCGGCTGGAGGCACATTTTGCCTTTGTCGAAGCCGGCATGGCGCTTTCGTCCTTCAGCCAGTTCGGTATCGGCACCCAGGAATATCCGGACCGTTCCACGACCATTGTGCTCGAAATCGAAAGCCTGGAGGGCGGCAAGGACCTGGCGCTTGCCGGCCCGGGTATCAAGGACATCAACATGATCGCCCCGGTCGGCCTGCCGGATGCGCTTTTGCGCATCTGGAACGACAATCGCGCCCTTTTCCCGCGCGGCGTCGATCTCATCCTGACGGCGGGCCGGCAATTCCTTTGCCTGCCGCGCACCGCCAAGATCATCGCGACGGAGATTTGA